The genomic region GGAGCATCAAGTGCCTGAGTGGCACTTCGAGGCAGGAGTAGATTACCGGTTGGACCACCCTGTGTGCTGATTGGCATTCCATTCTGGTTAGGGCCTTTTCACatgtttcagcttcttttggGTTCCTAACAATTGAAGATACATTTTAGCCTATGACATTCACATTTGAAGCTAATTTATTTCACCTGCTGATAAGTCAAAGACAACAACTCACCTACTAAAGAGAGAAATTCTGCTTCTCATTTGTAATCTACCACTCTAAGATTAAAAGATATGCAAATTTACCAAAAGCAGTATGTGATAGAGTTCAAAAACTTTGTTATGGACTAATAAGATATAATTCAACTATGAATCTAAGTAACATCATTGggctcaaaattgaaaaaaatatggatttttGATATTGGGTGGTTTATAATTCTAATGCAAATTTGGTGTTTAAAGTTTGGTTAGTGTAGATTCATGCTTGTGTgctgtaaaataaaattatctgCAGTTAATTGCGTGCCTTTATTTTAATGTCACTGTTTATATTTGCTAATTATCTCTGTGGTTTTTTTATTGACGAATTTAGAAATCCAATTCAATTAAGATATGGAATAAGGCGTGCTAGATTTAGCCACTTTCTAATACATCAACTGTTTGTGTTACTACATGCCTGATTGAAGTTTAAGGCTCCGCCTTTAATACCAAAATTGTCTTTTAGATGCTGGATTAATGAGAATATTTGCTTCTGGCAATTTAAGTGATTGAGTTGTATCTCCAATTGTTATGTTCAATTTCAGTATGAATGTGAAGCAACAACAAAGGCAGAAGTGGATGAGCATCTCATGGAAGAGCCTTGCAAGGGGGATATTCCTTCTGGTTTAGATAATCAAGAAGATACCACGTGCCAAAATCATCCACTGGAGAATGAGGCCAATGTTGATAAAAAATCTGAAGAAGACCAAGTTACTAACAGTGATATTGGTGACCAAGAGAAGGTTTTAAAGAGGCCAAACAAGATCCTCCCTTGTCCTCGTTGCAATAGCTTGGAGACAAAGTTTTGCTACTTCAATAATTATAATGTAAACCAACCTAGACACTTTTGCAGGAAATGCCAGAGATATTGGACAGCTGGGGGAACAATTAGAAATGTTCCTGTTGGGGCTGGAAGGCGCAAGAATAAGCATTTATCTTCACAGTGCCATCAGGTAGTGGTGCCCCCTAATGTAGTATCAGTCACCAGAGCAGACACCCTTACCTCTGCCAGCAGTCAGCATCACTCGTGTACAGGACTTCCTTCCTCCTCAAAGGGAACTGGGGAAATCCTAAAGTATAGCAAAGATACTCCTCTATGTGAATCCATGGCAAATGTGCTTAATCTCAAAGAGCAGAAGGGAAGTGTTGAAATTGGGTCTTCAATTGTTGAGGATAATAGTGAGGAGCCCTTATCATCTGGCTCTTCCTTGGCTGCTGTTACTTCTGAGGAAAGTGAATTTTCAGAAAAGGAATTCAAGCCAGATGGTCTGCCTGGACATTGCGGAAATTTCAATCCAATGCATACACTGCAGTGTTACCCTGTTCCCCAATGGGCTTACCATTGGAACCAAGGTTGGCATACAATGATGTTTGGACTTAATAACTGTATCTCTAATAGTACTCATATGAGTTCTGCACCTGTGGTGCCAGTTCCTGGCTTTTCTGCACCAAGTATTACGTTCCCATTTCTACCTGCCTCGTACTGGGGTTGCATGCCAAGCTGGGATTCCAGGAATTGGAATACACCATTGGTTGGATCTACTGGCAGCTCATTAGCTTCATCTTCTACCAGCAACAGCAACTGTTCAGGTAATAGCTCGCCGATCTTGGGAAAACATTCAAGGGATGCAAAATCACAAGTTGAAGACACAATGGAACAGAACCTTTGGGTACCTAAGACACTGAGAATTGATGACCCAGAAGAGGCTGCAAAGAGTTCCATATGGTCTACTTTGGGTATTAGGCCTGATAAGGACAAGCCCATCATTAAAGGTGGTATATTTAAAGCTTTCCAATCCAAATCAGACACCGCTTCCCATACATCAGATGCTAATCAGGTTTTACAAGCAAATCCAGCAGCTTTCTCTCGCTCCCAATCTTTCTGGGAAAGTACTTAACAATTGTGGAGTTATGTTTATGTTTCGGTGGTCATTAAAAGTACTAAGGAAACCTGTGTTGTATTATGAAGTGCACAGGGCATGCTGTCATTTTTGTGTATGTTATGGCTACATCATGAGTTAATATTGTTTTAGAAGATTGCAGTCGCCCTGGAGGCCCTCTTGCTTGTGTAATCTTGATAACCAGTTCGATATAGATGTGGAAAGATCTATTTGGGATGTAAGTAGCCCCTTTTGTCATTTCTTgatattcaataaacacttgCTAGCCTCTTGTCTTGTAGGCAAATATCGAACTCTCCAGTAAAGTAGTTGGAGAGAATTTCAGCTATTCATTAGGCTTTGTCATAGATAAAGGGCATCTACATCACTACTAACATTCAATATTTGTGACTTTTGCTTGAGTTTTGCCACTATAATTTGTGGTGAAGGCCAATTGTTCGAATCTTACGACTTCAAGTTATAGATTGAATGATATATGCATCTGATGTGTAATTCCTTGAAAGAAGAGAATTATCAGAGTTCAACACTGTGGAGCTCTTTATGTGTTTTCTGGGTTGTTGAGAAATACTTGTTGCTGTATCTTTTAATAATGGATTTTCTACCAACTGTTTATAATTTGTGAGTGTCTTAGGGCGTTTGGATGCAGCTTAAAGTTGCCGCGTCCAcgttttgctctttttttttttttttttttttttttttttttttttttttttttttttttttttcgctgcTGTGGGGACATGCGCGCACTGTGCgcgtacttttttagcaattttttattaaaagtgagtcccgcagcactatttacacatttaaaaattattttgctacagtgtttttagttttcagttttcagtaataagttctatccaaacggacccagcTGTCAGACTGAAATGAGAGTTTGAGAGTTTGAACTTGAGTTTTTATAGGCTTGTTTTGTATTATCCTCAAAGCTAGCAGGGATACTAGAAACTACCTATTTTCCTGTAGGTTTAAAGTAGAGAGCATATGATTACACTCATATATGTGTCTATACATATATGTGACTTGCATTTTAGATATCATAGtctttttgtaatatatttttcaGTACTGTAAGTAGTGAAATTTGGCATAAGATATCTTCCATTGGTGTTTTAGAAAATTAGATTGAGATTTTTGcttaaaaacaaattcaaaagaattCTGATTCAGGTATCATTTGCCTCGAGTGGATTTTTCAGATATTATACAGTTGATTCAataggttaaattatcaattttttaaaaatgttcaGACATTGTAATAATAGCTTTTACTTGTTTCTGCTACGTTAAGTTTGTTAGAATACGGTGAatgattttaaattattatggGACTTGTGGCCTTGCTAATTCTGAATAAGTAGTTTAGACTTAGAGTCAATCATAGTAATTTCACTAAAACTAGATGATATCCCGTGCGATGTGCGgactattttataattttatttgaaataatttttatgtatattaaaatCTACATATAATacttaatactttttttttgtataatatttgTGTTTGCCCACAATgttgttaattttgaaacttgattttcttaattcatattttctttaaagaaattGTATAACACTATAAGATTATAATATTTActattaaaaatagattttatttttcaaactcaataaatgattttgaaatctacaaataagaatttaaagtatataatatttttatatcctaaaattacataaattttagCAACCTATCAAACACTTTCTCAACCACTTTATTCTCACAACCAAATATAGAGACCTTGATCACAAAAACCCAATTAATTATCTCAATGAAATTGAGGAAATCATTTGTAAGTATCAACATAAAGAGAACGTgattaaacaaagagaaattttctaaaaacacaTTCATTTATCAAGATTCAATCATTCTTTAGTTGGGCTTTtgtatccttaaaaaaaaaaaccgaaaaaCACTTTTAAATCacctttgatttttgtttttatcactATGGCTCATACTGCACAGAATTGCAGTAAAATAAACTTACAAAGAAACCTACAAATTATGAATtctaacacaaaattaaaaaaaagaaaagaaaaagaagctaacttcataaataatcaattagaatgtttctttttctttttctttagttctaaaaaaatacatttataactttccCAAACCAAAATCTCAAACATCCAAAGACACTCCAAGAGAATCATAATCttcacaaaaatcaaaatcgtAAGCTACCATCActgaataaaaaatgcaagcCCCCTTCTTTGGTCATAGCGTACTCATACAGATTACGATCAAATGATATTATAATGTTGGAGTTATGTAGGTGTCATTGAAAGGTTGAAAGTAAATGACATTGTTTTTTGTCTAAGCGTATTTGAAATGGGATAGTATGAAAGGCTATGGACATGTGTATATAAAGGAGTAGAAGTGAAAAGGGTGAATGCAAATGCAAagagttttttgtgtgtgtgtgtgagatgaaaagtcttgaaacattgaacccaataaaaaaaaaataatagtcttaaaacattgaataataatgtaacaaaaatagtcttgaaacattgaactaaaggaaataaagagtctttacttttaaatttgttcttatctctaatGTGGCTGAAggatatttcaattctcttcagAGAGTGTGTCACATGGCAGAACCTAATGCTCTCTCGCATGAggtctttgcttttatatatagatattgatGATTTACTCATTGGACACCTGGATCTTCTCTCATAGCCTTCATATCTTGGTAGGTTCTTTCAAATGGCTTCCCATTAAACATTTCAAATTCGTGCTACTGACTGCTTCATTATTAATTAACAATAGTAATAATcaagaattatataaaaaatgttagaTATTGTAATAGCTTTTAATTGTGATAGGCCAAACTGaaggaaaaacttttttttagaaggataTCATTATAGCTAAATGTATGATTGCAATCgtgcttcttttattttcttttgtctgTTAGCTCCATTAGCTATACTATACATTAGCTTATAGAATGTTGGAAGATTGGTGTCTGCCATTAATATATGTGAAAAGAGGTAATTAAGTCAGAGGCATGtcacttcttttcttctaatgACTATGTTCATAACATAATCTACATGGAATACAGGTAAGATCATGATTGGAATATTGCAGTCCTAAAACTTTGCCTTGTAAAGCAGCAAAGTGACTTGTTTTGCAATTTAGGATCCTCATTTGCATGTATGTTacttgaaagctcggatttgtattaaaacacaagagctgtttagacccccaaattaaatattacggctcagttgattttactctaatttaaacTAAGttcggaatagagtaaatgcgagtgaacaaacaataaaactactcaaTTCAACACATTGGCGTTGAGGAAACCCACAATGGATGATGTAGaggattgtgggtatgacaatctctaactctcaagggtttgtggctagggttttctctctaaaaaaacactcatttcaatatatgggtaatgatggtatatatatatagtgtgtatgaggatgtagtggagcagatatgacaaaatagtAAAACAGACTGTTTTGCGGGTATCTCGCGGAAATGCCTTATTCgcaagacactcgcgaaaaACCAACTGTCActatctgtcatgactctttgcATTTCAGTCATGTGCTGAACACATGCTTCACTTCGCGGGAAGGCTACTCACGAGCTACCCGTGAAAACTTTTTTAGTCTTCAATGTTGCCTTGAGTAttcacacactctctcacacataacccttacaaataaatcacacataaaatacagggaaCACAAGATTGAGcataattacaatcaaatttggcacggaattaaagccaacacaaaataattgtaaatcacaactttacaatctccccatttggctattttgtgacaaaacaccctataacagactctagacttaaacgtgagtttggaaACAATGGCAAGcctaatctagaagctgtgaagcacttgcatgAATACATCTgtatcctgaaacacttgcacacaaacaaaaactttcattaagctcatgacaagttgaatacaaggtatGTATAGGACCAAGTAAAATACGATCAAGGTAATAAGCAAGATATAAActatgaagcataacttgatcatacagGAATagtcattaaagaacaactacaATGAGCATTTAACAAGTAAACAATTATTTGGACACGCAATGCAATTAAGTGCAAagcaaaaatcaattgcatgtccaaacacacaaccaatgcaaaacaccaaagtatttgcatttaTGATACATGATCTAACTGTTGGGGTTTataccctaaaatccaatttattggcatgttataaataattaaattgtttaattatataagactatttataaataaactaatgggacattatcttagtccatgagatgcatagtatgtgatttatgtaaaaagtcatagaagatataaattacaagttctttgtaaacttagaagtttagttcgtagtcggtgatgaaattgggcatttcatctgcgaagactataacatatcaactaagatgatttgtcttgatcatggaaatgaagatttctagttggtatgttgatatgttttaagagttaagacatattgaactggattactgtgagatttattattctcctaacgactgtcaaatgaatcataaatctcacgacttctatttacatcaattctaaatcctgagagaataatgaatgtgatcatgagatgtaggttactttgatatatcaagagtgagatctattagtttcggtcaaaacctcagtatgttgggtagccacatttagtgttgatggaacatatattctcaagatggagttcatagtctcttaacggagatacaaaatattcccttgagataaatttaatgggtttagttattcagagagttgagctcaaccactttagtaaagagttactaaagtatatatttatgaaattggatttcataaatatataataaataacttaaagaattaaaccaggtactcaaggataagatgtagtaatttacaaagtgacagtctacattcataactttgtattactacgaatattttatgaaggggttgcatgtacaataaagtcttagaatataatttatagataaggcctagagtgcaattatatttatatagtggtattaaatatagttaatggtaactttggacttgtcaatagttgacagaaaagctcaaggcccattggagctagtgtcttattggtccattttggtcccactccaagccacacaagagcccaattggaatggcccaaaatgctagcccaattagattatcagttatatataaagagagaagcATACTGAATTTTAAGAAGATTTTTTTCATAAGTCTTTTTCATGAGTAttttcatacaaggaatgaaatggctTGTacgtgagtgttggacactctcttattctttcattggaaactgattgagagaccacacatcttgggcattaagtggaattggagtgaagattaaaagtcttcccaagtgcttctgatcttcagtTTGAATTTCACCGCTCCAAGATACattttcttgttctctaattctgaaacttacatagtacatgttatcaattgcgaatgaagtagatctgttaatttttccgctgtgcatgttttgtatgagatacaaacaagtattttccatgtattttttccaataaatggtatcagagcggtcttcaattcaAATtgaataacatgttttgtgagttttggaattagtgacaatagtttcatgttgtgagaaatttaattttttgcatggttgttgaaactacgatttgatgaaaactgattttgatgttatgatgctgtttaaaatttgagtttaagtatgttaaattggattttaaggcTATAACATCAATGATATTTAGTGTAGATATCAATCTGtgtccattatgttcatatgatggttgatttgttcatgaaaacgttaaaaaactgtcttagaaaaattctggaaaattcgAAATTCACGATGCTCAATTAAcgatcgagcatctgtcgagcaTTGATCGAGCTGGCAGAAGTTTTCTCGATTGATTgaggatctgtcgagcatcAATCGAGCTTCGTGgaatttttctcgatcgatcaagcatCTATCGAGGATCAATCGAGAATCCAGAACTTATCTTGATCGATTGAGAATCTAtcgaggatcgatcgagaactcagaatttttttgtaaatgtttttcacatatataaagaacaaagatgtgtgtgatgagattacacatagttctaactaaaagacctaatgaaatcaaagatattagttaaataaaactcttagtcctaaatagtttgggacttgtcttttaacaaacattctaatgagattggaattgttgtatgtttaaaagtccttaatttattttaattagaagttttaatgagattaaagcttaattaaaaggtatatagtttctaatgaaaTTATAACCTTTCATTTAggaaattaaggatagagttctatataactaatttttgatttattagtgtttaaggaatcctaaatagtttaggacttccattgtagttagtgattctaataaGATTAGAATcttcaacaagtgcaaggttattagttgtgagagatcacaattatttaagaaaaacccaaataacgagtgggagtaTTGAAATGACCCTTtggttaagtttattgtaatgtgaatagataccttgtcttgactttgagtcttgcattccatgcggagggtatttgcTTCACGggttacaaggttaaacttctttgtgttTGCGCAAATGTTCGTTGCGCAAatgacgtgacttagtaacatcacatcgaatttaaacaattaaacacatttgatgtgtagtattaaaattgtgattagatcacaatgatttcaagacaatccacttgtttcaaaatttctagtgggagagagatacaagggttggatctcacggcttccattattggttcatagtagtgtgggtagGCATCTCGTCTTGGTGTATATGCCTCgcaatcccaaaggagggtgtttacttcatagtactacaagattgaacttacccgtttaaagtagtgtgaacaagCACCTTGTCTTGGCATATATGTCTCgcaatcccaaaggagggtgttttgtttcatggtactacaagtttaaatattataaagggagatgaaatgtggctacacatgattttagataatggtgtacactagactgtGTAATGTTAATCTTCCAAATGagttatgtcattattacttagaggctgaAGGCAATACGACATATTTTTGGTGTATGATAAAagttatcatgataacactaataataagaatagttctcaaccaattaatgtgttcataataaacttgctaccaaggaattatagacatggattgggttgtagttgcacctagtatagtatgtttttcaggttttatactatatggttatggatgcaaaatataatgtccctgtaattatgttcatagtctcaaaataaagttgtcataattttgttctctagctactattttttattgaatcacattaactaagatctaattttggacatggtgcttaaaggactgaagtacatatatatgtttcgattcagcattatcataatttcctatgcatgatgcattgatggaagatggcttatgatataatcataatctccattgaaatgctaatatgttacattggcttttatctcaaatgtactagagcatgagatgcaagagttaatACTAGatttagactttatattaagtctaaatgagatgttttggtatgaaatatcgtgctactagacgatattcaatataagtcatattgagtgccaagaaaatttaaggagttccaattctatatcattttatgaaaatattttatttttaaaatgaattggaattcttggatgtagagattaaatgttaatctcttatggatatgatccacaaggccttgttagaatcatttgatcaattcaattttttttgaaaatgattttcttttatattatctgaattgatgagtgagttctatgcaaaggaagacatcctaaaagctaaggctaggatcaatatgatttaattcaaattcttagcctagaccgaaAGGTAACGGTGGTAAGAATAGGAATTAcaataccaaacagttgggtAAGCAAGTTGctctagtagttgccaaaaggaaattagactcaaaagcattaccaaaaggaaagtgtttccgattttggtaaagctaagcattgtccatgattattttctagatggaaatttacatgttttacttttaaagagaaagttttcgtTCTTTAGCAATGTATGTTACACTTATGTCTAgttcttattaatctaaattatattcaagattggtgataGATGGGCTTgtagaaccattattttgttatattcccagtatatgaattctatttagagaaTAATACgatctagggttcctttattgtaaaggaatatattttcaatgacttatttaagtcagtgcatacatgaaaaaggaataagactcttttagaaatagtaaagtacatgattagTATTTacatttgcttatttcttttggagatatactacaattattactatacattttttaaaaactaatttcaaaagtttgttcctaggacattagtcaaattgtggattgcgtgaaaacctagtatatgatacttccacttttggggatgtccagcacttgtgctagaaaggaagtctaacaaattgaaatcaaaagatagaaaaatgtgtgtttatgtgagtatccaaaaggaattgcaAAAGGTTatttttggtagtcataaagaagaaaaggtgtttgtagagtacaaatacaaagtttcttTAAGATGACTaagtgaataatcttaaagcaaaacatagaattgttctagaagaaaaatgtcagaatttgttgtaagataACTATagaatacatttagaaatgagatggttgtattagatacaccacaagagattattctaaatatatagctagtacacaagtacaatatcgtagtgggaggattatatattaccaaataaattcatatttttgggataaactttttgaagtcattccataaggatatgaatttgatcctcggtcctacgtAGAAGCTATAGATAATATGAATATGGATTATTGGATCAATGTTAtataaatagaattagattctatttaaaatctagaacttgtagaggcgcctaatgacattaagcctattgttctcaaataggtctacaataaaaatgagattgatagaattgaaggttcaaaccttcaaagtcaagactaatgacgaaaagatttattcagaaagaaatggttcgattatgaaatgattttttcaccaatagtcaagtttgacactatctagattttcttattcattgtatttcatttggatgaaatatggtaacggatatcaagaaagcttcttttagtagcaatcttgagaaagacatttatatgatgtaactagacttgtacataacaaagaaccagtagtgtttagtatgcaagttgcttaaattccatttatggactGTGGGAGTTCCTTTTTGAACAGTATCCAGGCCCAAGTTTAAACAAGGACCCCGGACTCCCTAATTGTAGTTTGAAGGGATTGGGCTTGGTCTACCACAGCTAAACAGGTTATTTAAAGACCAAGTAGTGCACAGGGTGAGACTCCTGCAATACACATACACTAACAATCGAGAATATACGTATTGACAGACTTAGATGATTCTTTTAGGTCTCCAagacttgcaaaatttgaatccttttgaattcAAGCATGTACTCTGGTGGCTGTTTCTAGGATATCGGGAGGTATTCCCctgttttctttgagttttacagaacttttttttttttatgattctaTCTGTTCTTTTTCTTGCCGAATGCCCCCAACGTTGGCTGCTCTCCCCCTTTTGTAGTGTCACATTAGGGTTTTGGGGTACCATTGATTCTTCCCCCTTGGTCCCCTAGGTACTGGAGCCCCTGTTTATCTCAGCTCTTCTGACAACTGctcttttccttattttccatagcttcttattttttatgtttttttccttgaaagtgTCTTGCTGACTTCCTACTCTGAGACGCTTTTGACTTTCAAGTCCCCTTTTTGTCTGTCTTTTCTTTTCAGGCTTACCCCCTTTTAGCCACCCattccttttgtcatttttcccagtAACTGAAGTCTTCTTCTGGGAAATCGAAGGTTTCCCCAGCCATTTCCTTTTGTGGATTTCTTATTCTGGGTTCCCGAGACACCGACTTACTACCTTTGAGCCGTTGCTTTCCAAATCCTCAGGCCTTGCGCTGTATAACTGGTTGCTTCGAGAAAATGCCCATATGTTCCTTGTTCCTGGTACCTTTTGAACTATCTTAATCCTTCTTTAGCCATGCTGTACATCCAAAGGTCCTTGGCGA from Castanea sativa cultivar Marrone di Chiusa Pesio chromosome 11, ASM4071231v1 harbors:
- the LOC142615108 gene encoding cyclic dof factor 1-like, which gives rise to MSQVGDPAIKLFGRNIPLTDSQFPSVSLQHSDSDCHTPPISPLMYECEATTKAEVDEHLMEEPCKGDIPSGLDNQEDTTCQNHPLENEANVDKKSEEDQVTNSDIGDQEKVLKRPNKILPCPRCNSLETKFCYFNNYNVNQPRHFCRKCQRYWTAGGTIRNVPVGAGRRKNKHLSSQCHQVVVPPNVVSVTRADTLTSASSQHHSCTGLPSSSKGTGEILKYSKDTPLCESMANVLNLKEQKGSVEIGSSIVEDNSEEPLSSGSSLAAVTSEESEFSEKEFKPDGLPGHCGNFNPMHTLQCYPVPQWAYHWNQGWHTMMFGLNNCISNSTHMSSAPVVPVPGFSAPSITFPFLPASYWGCMPSWDSRNWNTPLVGSTGSSLASSSTSNSNCSGNSSPILGKHSRDAKSQVEDTMEQNLWVPKTLRIDDPEEAAKSSIWSTLGIRPDKDKPIIKGGIFKAFQSKSDTASHTSDANQVLQANPAAFSRSQSFWEST